In Vicia villosa cultivar HV-30 ecotype Madison, WI linkage group LG7, Vvil1.0, whole genome shotgun sequence, the DNA window TAGTGTGCCTAAAGTTCTAtttgaacttaggtttagcatAAGAGTTATCAGAATAGGATGTATATTTTATGTCATGAGTGTgaccaaaattaaattgtgtgtGCAAGGGTTTATATGTAATGTTCATTTCATCAACCGATTTAGGTTGATATGGTTCTTTTCCCTTAGGCGTGTCATAACCGATTTTCGTTCTATTATTTCTacttacaccataaatcataAAAGCCATCTTGCTTCTGTTTATACTTTTAgcaataaatctttgaaaaacagAGTCATATTCTTCCATAATATCTTTAGGACTTGAGGCAATATCTGACTTAGAAATCTGTGAATTTTCAATTCTTCTATGAGTTTTAGATTATTTTCTTTAAGATCAGAATTCTCTGCTTTAAGTTTCCGTGTTTCAACTACAAGATTGTTTTTAAGTTTCTTGTATTTGGTTCTTAATTTACTATGGTTTTCCAGAAGTTCTCACAAGCTTTCTGCAAGCTcatctctagtgagttcagaaaatacctagCCCGTTTCTGAATCTGAGCCTGAGTCATCTTTTGTAGTAGCCATGAATGCTAGGTTTGCATGTTCATCTTCAGAGTTAGATTCTTCTTCAGAAGATTTTGAATCATCCCATGTGGCCATCagacttttcttcttttcaaatcttttctttgGCCTTTCCCTTTGCAGCttgggacattcattcttgaagtgtcctaaTTCTTTACATTCATAGGATAAAACACCTTTTCTGCTAGTCTTCTTGTATCCAGACGATTCTCCTTTATAATCTCGTCTTCTGAAGTTTCTGAACTACCTTTACTTATGCTTCTAGAGTTGGTTGACTCTTCTAGAGAGAAGAGAtagctcatcttcttcttccggtCCAAATTCACTCGAgcattcttcttcagcctgaaaagcgttcgTTTCAAATTTTCTAATAGATTTAAGAGCAACagtcttacctttcttttgaggttcatttccATCTAGTTCGATCTCATGACTTCTTAATGCACTTATGAGTTCTTCAAGGGATACATCATCAAGATTCTTTGCAACTTTGAACGCTGTAatcattggtccccatcttcttggTAGACTTCTGATTATTTTCTTGACATGATCTGCTTTTGTGTATCCTTTGTTCAGAACTCTCAAGCCAGCAGCCAGAgtctgaaatcttgagaacatggctTCAATGGACTCGTCATCttccattttgaaggcttcatacttttggatgAGGGCCAGAGattttgtctctttgacttgagcattaccttcatgagtcattttgagtGACTCAAACATATCATGTGTTGTATACCTGTTTGTGATTTTCTCGTATTCTGCATGTGAGATAGCACTTAGCAGGATAGTTCTAGCTTTGTGATGacttttgaactctttcttttgttTATCAGTCATGTTTTTCCTATCTATCTTTTTACTCGCATCTTCACGATGATTGTAGCCATCTACCAGAATATCCCATAGGTCAGGATcttgtcctagaaagaaactttctagtctatctttccaatattcagaattttctccatcaaacacaggaggtcttgtataaccattgttgtttaattcattttccatagtgttttccttctggatctttttctgacactgttaagtgtttgcacccagaaccaagtgctctgataccaattgaagggtatgaaaacacttagaagggggggttgaataaatgGTTTCTTTTTacaatataaaaatgacacagtatttttatcttggtttgttataactcaactactccagtccacccgtcaAGGTGACTTCGCCTCTTTctgtcgaggacttaatccactaattatGACAATCCACGGAGGCAACAACCaacgtcttcttgagaatcttaaccacaacttggttactcaaggaATACAATCTTTAACTTCTTGATAATCCTAACCACAACTTGTTTACTCAAGAAACAATTACAAACAAAATTTCTAACAACTGATCTTAAATGCTTCTTAATCTAAGTTGTATCACAACTatgatttttcactaagtttagtaCAATGAAGATGAACTTAAACTGATACTGTGAACAATAATATTTTCTTTCAGTATAAGTgttgaaatatgaaatattttctttgagCGTGCTTGCTTGTATCTTGCGTGTGTTGTCTATATCATGTATGAGctatgtttttctttttcaaatgatcttctatttataatgatttgaaGATTTCGTCCAATGCTGGATAATAGGCTAGCTTTAGCCTTTCATGTTTGCGTGTTATCTTGGATAAACTTGCTTTCCATGCTTCTTGAGACTTGTTACTAAATCTGCTTTTAGCCGTTAATAATCATTATGTCTCTAACGGTAATCTTTCTTCTGTCAgagtattttatcttgtatttcTTCAAGAAAAATTCTTTCTGACTTTGCAGAAATAACGTCTATCAGAAGTATGCTTCCGTGGTTGGTGCTTTAAGAAGTTTCTTCATTAGAACTTCTTTAGACTTCAGCATGGCTTTCTTTATATTGTTCATTCCAGCATTGTATGTTGTCcaagttctgatggtacttgttTTGCTTGAACTTCAGCATATGTTAGAACTTCTTCTGAAATAAGAGATATATAATTAGAGTATCATATTtacttatacaattttttttaattgttatcatcaaaacactaagataagATTAAAACCAAGCTATGTTCCAACAACTAGTGTGTCTTAAAGGTTGTTGTTAGCCcatgcaattgtaatcagtttggctaTAGTGAATTAAGTCCTCgtttgagagaggcgaaatcaccttggcgggtggactggattagcttgatatttttcaagtgaactagtataacCATATCTTGTTCTTTCCTCCATGTAATCTATTGTTATTATCAAGAGTGAAGTATTTGTTGTTCTTAGAGAGGGggattatttttcataaaaagatttgtttgttaaaaaccctattcaacccccctttctagtgttttttacaccttcaattggcatcagagctctaGTTCTAAGTGATAAAGAGTTTGAATCTTTATCAAGCACTTAACATTGTTCAGTACCAATCCATACTGTGTGAAAAACAATGGCTACCCCCACAGGTACTCCTACCAACAATGTCATTGTTGATAATAGGGATAGAGATCAGTATAGGGATAAACCTCCTATGTTTTATGGAGAAAAGTTTGACTATTGGAATGATAGAATTGAAATGTATTTCGTGGCATTTGACTTTGATCTTTGGGATCTGGTAGTTGATGGCTACAGATATCTAGTAGATGAAAATGGTGTCAAGATTGCAAAAAGTGAAATGAcagatgatcaaaagaaagcttACAAGAATCATTTTAAAGCTAGGTCTATTATGTTATCTGCTATAGACTGCATTAAAGGTGTAAAAGAATCTCAACATTACAACTCTGGAAGAACTTATAAATTCTATAAGAAGTCATGAAATAAAGCTTGAGGAAGATGAGCctctaaagaaaagaaaatttgttGCTTTGAAATCCCAAAGTAAGTCTAAAAGGAATAAAGCTTTTCGAGCTGAAAAAGAAGATTTTGATGATGAAGACGAATTATCTCTACTATCCAAAAGAATTAACCTACTTTAGAAGCAAAGACACATGAAGTTCAAAGGCTACAAAAAACCAGATGGGCATTCTAAGTCAACAACTGGGTAGAAGAAATTTGGAGCTGAAAGAGAGGTTATTTGCTTCAAATGCAAATAGCCTAGCTATTTCAAGAACGAGTGTCCTAGACTCAACAAATAAAGGCCAAAGAAGAAAACTTTCAaatataagaagaaaggtctaatGACAACGTGGGATGACTCTGACTCTTCAGATAATAAATTTGAAGAAATGCAAGCAAACATGGCATTGATGGCAAAGGTATAAGCAAATAACTCCGAGTCGGAACAGGAATATGACtataaagaggtattttctattTTATCTCATTCTGAACTTGAAACATCCTTAGCTGAGATTCTTGAAAAGAATCAGAATCTTCAGAGAATATGCAAGTCTTGAAAAATATTCTTGTAACTTAATCTAAAGTACATAATGAGTTGATGAAAGAAAACATaactttaaaagaaaaacttaatTGCTTTGAAAATGAAAACTCTGCTCTTAAAATCAAGAGTGATTTGTTACAAAAAGAAATTCTCATTAATGCTCGTATGAATTCAGAATGTGCTTCAAAGAAGTATGAAAATTCTTTTCTAAAATTTCTAGTAGCCAAGTCAAAACAAAAATTCTTGTacttggactctggatgctcacgacacatgacgggaagaaggaaTATGTTCCAAAGCCTGGAAAGTCTATGGTTTTAGAGGAAATCAAAAaggaaaaatcattggctctgaaACTATTGGTAATGGTTATATATCATTTATCTCTAATTTTATGTTAGTTGAAGGATTAATGAATAATCTCTTCTCCACAAGTCAATTAAGTGTGGTTATGATATTATCCTCAATCAAGAGTCCTGTAAAGTAGTTTGTCAAAAGGACGTCTCTTAACAAACAACTTTGAGCTCTGGACACCAAACACACTCTGAACCAATGATGAATACAAGTAAAGTAGTCCTGTAAAGTAGTTAGTCAAGATGTGTTTACAAGTAAATCTGCATCTGAAAGCATCGAGTTATATCATGAAAGGATCTTATCCAGAATGACTTGGAATCAAGACTCTAAAGTCTCAACATTCTCTAAGCTCTGAAGAAACTTTGATCAAGCTTAAACAAAGTTTATCAGAAGCCTCTGACTCAAGAAGTTAACTAAAGAGAGAAAGTGACTTTGAATTCTAATAAACCTTCAGCAACTTACATTCACAAGCCTTTGACTCAAGATGTCATCAATGAAGGTAGATAGTATGGAAATATTGTAACATTACAAAATCATCATGCTTTACGCTACTCTGCAAAAAGGACAATGCATCAGTACCAACTTTTTCAATATGTCTCATGATCATTCCTCTCACTGTTGCTGGCGCCACTTTACTATTGTTCATCAAACATCTTCTTGCAGTTATAATTTTTGAAATTCCAACTTCACACTCCAAAGGATATATTCATCATCTATATAAAGGAGATATTGAAGCACTGGAAAAAAAGAACCACAACGTACATatacaaagagaagaaaaatcaAGAGAGAATCACTGAGAACATAAAGTTGAGAAACTACACAAAGAATAAAGTCGTCATTATCTTGAAAGCTTTATAACATTCATTCTTTGTAAATCTTGTTGTATTGAAATTGTGTGCATTaattttttaagaagcattttgtAAACATTAACCCTTGTAATTTTAACCAGTTGGTTAAATTCCTCGAGTGACTAAGGGTTTAGTCAGAATACTTGAGAAGTCATTAACATATTGTCTTTGAGTTGATTTCCTTGAGGGACTAAGATATAGTTAGAATCTTTGAGAATACATTGATGGGTAATTTTTATGGGTGTAATCAAagtttttgattagtggattacgtccttgttgataaggcgaaatcaccttggtggatggactggaggtagcctaattatcaatgaaccaggataaaataattgtgttctttataATAGTTAGCTTTATGCTCTTTGTCTTTgggttaaaaaaaagtttatatatagaaacccaattcaaaccccctatTTTTAGTGTTTCTTTGAACATTCAAGTTTGTCCATCTTGTTGCCATCCAAATCACGCATCTTCTTCCAATGGGGGAGGAAGTCTAATTTTCCTCCCTACATTAGACGAAGATATAATTCTAAATCAACGGACCATTTTGATTCTCACATGAAATAATGAAATTCCAACAATACTTTTCTTCATGACAAATTTTCTAAGTGGTCATTGCTAATAAAATAATGACTTAGTTACTTAACTATTTTCTATAAACCTCAATTAGTCTTAGCTTTACTTGAAATGTCATATTATATTTGTAAATGAGTAAAATTTCTTCACTATTTAAATGACATTTTCACCCTTAACATCATATTTACGAAATACATGAATCTTAATGATATTTTTAAGTTGTGATATTATATTAACTTTTTTCTTAGATTAATTACTAGTTACTTTGAATAAACGAAATAATATttacaataatatttaaatttattttgtatttttataatattttagtgaaaataaatggaatatTAAGTTTTGTAAAAGATTCTTGTCTCTTTAATAATGTCAATGGACATATCCACAAGCCAATAGATAATTTAAAAACAATCACCATAAATCAACTATATTTCTCTGCACCTAAAGGTTTTCTATATAACCAAGTATTGAATGTATTATTATTACACTACCAACACAAATAACAAAAGGAAAaacaaaggagaagaagaagaatcagtgAAATATGGGTTTCACTGAGAAGCAAGAAGCTTTAGTTAATAGTTCATGGGAATTATTTAAACAAAATCCTGGTTATAGTGTTTTGTTCTACACCATGTAAGCTTTATATCATTTGAGTGTTTGTGGCTTgtattctttgtttttgttttttgttttaaaagaagTGGTGTAAGCTAACAAGAataatttttgttgatttaatcaAAATAGTATATTGAAAAAAGCACCCGCAGCAAAAGGAATGTTCTCATTTCTTAAGGATTCGGTTGGAGTAGTGGATAATCCTAAACTTCAAGCCCATGCTGAAAAAGTTTTTGGAATGGTGAGTGTAATTCATCTACAAttaaattttgtttcttttttagttCGATCTTAAAATACGCAACtgctaaatattattttaaataacaatCATTATATACCAAATGTTTCATTCCACTTTAgatgtaatatttaataaaattacaaaattttgatcGTCCATGTTCATGTCATGTAAATTAGATTTACAATGAATATCTAAAGTTATATCAtactctttattttaatttaaattttacccATATGATCTTACATATAGCCAATAATTTATACCATATTCAAAAGTTAATGTGACCAAAGAAGGTCTTTCAAGCATGATACTTCTTTGACTGTGTTATCTTGTGAAACTATAACTTAAATTGGATGAAATAAATCTTAAGATATTTATACCTCTTAAATTACAGGTCCATGACTCAGCTGTTCAACTTCGAGCATCAGGAGAAGTCGTCTTAGGAGATGCAACATTAGGTGCCATTCACATTCAGAAGGGAGTTGTTGATCCTCATTTTGTGGTacgtaatataattaaaaaaaattaatggatGCATTCTTAAATTTGTATTGACGTCACTTATTCTCAGATTCAATAACACATCAATATATAATTATCTAAAATTaactttaaatgataaaattatgtcatataaatataaatataattgggCTCATGTATATTGGGTAGTTAGTAAGGTGAGAAAGTAATAGTTGATATTGTAACCAGCCATAATTTATTATGATTGTGTATATACTACCAATCATTGATTTATTATTAACAATTGATATCACtccttttttttatcatattgcTATCTATCGCTTTACTCTGTAAAGTGATTTGTTAATTTTAAAAGAGCATTCTCCATTAAAATAAACTCACTGGATGTAGCTAAAAACATTACAAAAGAATTATGGATTATTGCtatgaagttgttttattttcacTTCCTATTGTTTATTCCATTATGAAAATATCATTAAGATTAAAaatgagtattttttttaaaacaaacattaataattaaaaatatatttatttccaataaaataatatatttcattttataCATTATTATGTCAAGTTAACTAATAAGGAGGCaaagaaaggaaaataatattttaagaatattaataattatatatttctattttgcaACACACCTATTTCCAAATTTCTAAAACGCTAACCTAAATTTAATGCTTTTGGTGCCTTGCAGGTGGTTAAAGAAGCTTTGCTAGAAACCCTGAAAGAAGCATCAGGAGAAAAATGGAGCGAAGAATTGAGTACTGCTTGGGAAGTGGCCTATGATGGATTAGCATCTGCAATTAAGAAGGCGATGAGTTAATCTTGTgatgatttatatttataaataaatttaataaataagacGTGTATTACTAAATCTTGTTAATCAAGTTTATATCATAAATATTGTTGAAACTACAACATTAGAATCTCTGTGGCATATTAGTTGtgattaatttttttgtttgttattgtACTTCTGATGCTTTTAGGGTTAATGATCCAGTCTAGAATATTTTAGATTAGTTTTGGaacattttttaaagaaaaagaatAACGTGTTTCTCACAATCTTGTGTTATTTCTCACTGTGAGAGCATATGCTCATAATGCGAGCTAGTTGATTTGGGAACTAAatattatttcaaattttttaaccCGAAACATGTTTGTGAAACCATGTTTAAAGACTCGCATATTGTGACATGAATTGAAAAGTATTGGGAAAAcccaagtcccacattggttaaaGATACTATTTGGGATGCAGAGGTAGAAGTTACAGACTTGTCAATAGATTTATCTAGATTATCATCTAACTTGGGGTGATTTGATGTAAATGACTCATCAAACTTGTGCTAGCAATCAACCATTATGTAACCATATTCTCAACATAGCTGACATGCAGATCTTGTCACAGGTGAGAAGTGACCTCTACCACACCCACGACCTCAAGACATATAACCTTGACTTCTAGTCTGCACCATATTATCACACACATCAATTGTTTGATCGTTTGTGAGCACTATATTAGTAGTTGTTATAGCAAGTTCCTACTTCAACTTGTAAAGCCATGTTTCTTGGACATAGAGTAGAGCCTCTACATCATACAATGTTACTTATGATGGTTTTAGGGTTAACGATTGAgtctaaaaaaatttatattagttTTGGAACATTTTTAAATGAGAAGGATTAATGTGATAATCACAATCATGTGTCGTTTCTCATCGTGAGAGCATCTACTCATATTGCGATCTAGTTGATTTGGGAACTAAATATTATTCCAAAATTTTAAACCCAACATATTTTTAGGAAACCATGTTGAAAGTCTCACATATTGTAATGTAACTATCAAAATGAAAGTTTAAATTTGTGGCATATTTAAAGTCTGATTAGAAGTTTGGTTCGTTTTCAAATCCTTTTTACATAAGTTTTGAGAGAAATATTAGAAAC includes these proteins:
- the LOC131617403 gene encoding leghemoglobin Lb120-34-like; translation: MGFTEKQEALVNSSWELFKQNPGYSVLFYTIILKKAPAAKGMFSFLKDSVGVVDNPKLQAHAEKVFGMVHDSAVQLRASGEVVLGDATLGAIHIQKGVVDPHFVVVKEALLETLKEASGEKWSEELSTAWEVAYDGLASAIKKAMS